Proteins found in one Nocardia brasiliensis ATCC 700358 genomic segment:
- a CDS encoding DUF2599 domain-containing protein, which translates to MECPDRSVRVHRHTGPARRARALAPLCVALLPVLAGCGSDAPAALSPTTTTTPPAGTPSPPRTLAATPTVDPYAGLPLIDHVTWTDTLDGARLLVVPTEAGRKTTAADAEARAWHEVLTRSPEAGTPGMDDQFRCHWIWARLIQPDKPSWNLEPWRPAVGYQATVDAQCNPGGPER; encoded by the coding sequence ATGGAGTGCCCGGACCGGTCGGTTCGCGTCCACCGTCACACCGGCCCGGCACGTCGGGCCCGTGCCCTCGCGCCCCTCTGCGTCGCACTGCTGCCGGTTCTCGCGGGCTGCGGCTCGGACGCCCCGGCCGCGCTATCGCCAACCACCACAACAACTCCCCCGGCCGGCACACCGAGCCCGCCCCGCACACTCGCCGCCACGCCGACCGTCGATCCCTATGCCGGGCTGCCGCTGATCGACCACGTCACGTGGACCGACACCCTCGACGGCGCGCGGCTGCTCGTCGTCCCCACCGAGGCCGGCCGCAAGACCACCGCCGCCGACGCCGAGGCTCGGGCTTGGCACGAGGTGCTTACCCGATCGCCCGAAGCGGGTACTCCCGGAATGGACGACCAGTTCCGCTGCCATTGGATCTGGGCCCGCCTGATCCAGCCGGACAAGCCCAGCTGGAATTTGGAACCGTGGCGACCGGCGGTCGGCTACCAGGCCACCGTCGACGCCCAGTGCAACCCGGGCGGCCCCGAACGCTGA
- a CDS encoding lipase family protein yields the protein MAGAVGVVVSVAVALATPATAGTGEAPGTVTQLAELTGRFRVDGAATAQRLTYWSRGPRGPMESTGVVYLPPGPMPPGGWPIVAYAHGTTGIADQCAFTLEPRPYYLDTLYPALLRAGYAVVITDYVGLGTPGTHPYLDGPSQARSVIDAVRAAKSIRPELGTKWATLGQSQGAQAALFTASLAPADAPELQLRGAAATGPPSNLELAIAIAGPWIPRLPLEKTPAYVAMLLAGLRASAPELDVDSYLTPTGLAALRVVETECITDANARLAEVPIGAMLAKPLDDPALWSAARAMLQIPTSGYTVPLFIGQGLTDMEVPAPLTAKLIAELSLSGTDLETHVYPGDHLGAARTSLPDSLAFLHRVLDPA from the coding sequence ATGGCTGGGGCGGTTGGAGTCGTGGTCTCGGTGGCGGTCGCGCTGGCAACGCCGGCGACGGCGGGGACAGGCGAGGCACCGGGAACGGTGACGCAACTGGCGGAACTCACCGGGCGATTTCGAGTGGACGGCGCGGCGACCGCGCAACGGCTGACCTATTGGTCTCGCGGGCCGCGCGGACCGATGGAGAGCACCGGGGTGGTCTACCTGCCCCCGGGACCGATGCCGCCGGGCGGTTGGCCGATCGTCGCCTACGCGCACGGCACCACGGGTATCGCCGACCAGTGCGCGTTCACCCTGGAACCCCGCCCCTACTATCTCGATACGCTGTACCCCGCGTTGCTGCGGGCCGGCTACGCGGTGGTGATCACGGACTACGTCGGGCTCGGTACGCCCGGTACGCATCCCTACTTGGACGGACCGTCGCAGGCGCGCAGCGTGATCGATGCGGTCCGCGCCGCGAAATCGATCCGGCCGGAACTCGGCACCAAATGGGCGACGCTCGGCCAATCGCAGGGTGCGCAGGCGGCCCTGTTCACCGCCTCGCTCGCGCCGGCCGACGCGCCGGAACTGCAGCTGCGCGGTGCCGCGGCCACCGGGCCGCCGTCGAATCTCGAGCTGGCGATCGCGATCGCGGGGCCGTGGATTCCGCGTCTGCCGTTGGAGAAGACGCCCGCCTACGTGGCGATGCTGCTGGCCGGATTGCGCGCCAGCGCACCGGAACTCGACGTCGACAGCTATCTGACACCGACCGGTCTGGCGGCTTTGCGGGTGGTGGAGACCGAATGCATCACCGACGCCAATGCGCGGCTGGCCGAGGTGCCGATCGGGGCGATGCTGGCCAAGCCGCTCGACGATCCGGCGCTGTGGTCCGCGGCCCGGGCCATGTTGCAGATTCCGACCTCGGGCTACACCGTCCCGCTGTTCATCGGCCAGGGCCTGACCGATATGGAGGTGCCCGCCCCGCTGACCGCGAAGCTGATCGCCGAGCTGTCTCTGTCCGGCACCGACCTGGAGACCCACGTCTATCCCGGTGACCATCTCGGTGCAGCTCGGACCTCGCTGCCCGATTCGCTGGCGTTCCTGCATCGGGTCCTCGATCCGGCCTGA
- a CDS encoding lipase family protein — translation MSQAPRSAGGASRTRLGRAFGAMAAGVLLVATMAGAGHSAPLYPAPDPDPFYATPADIADRQPGDVLATKAMPPLPIFPDTTVTLVRFRSTSSEGKPIAATTTVLTPRAHVPDGPLLSFQHIINGLGAECSVSKVLYTGDPNLVVREAPGWNVLLQRGWTVALPDHLGPNFAYGAAKLGGQITLDGIRAIKQVAELGVRHSKTAMVGYSGGGMATAWAAALAPKYAPELELAGAAMGGVPMNLVKMLEALGLSSHPVFGLALAAGLGLEREYPDRFPLSDQLNERGLAARAQIANSCTNDILAAGAGRGALDFAKTTSMINDSTARGVVEENSLELYDGVPKTPVFEWHSPIDGLIPVDAVVNTDRRWCAAGATVQSEQIPVPDHLTAAVLGIPAALGWLDARFRGERAPSNC, via the coding sequence ATGAGCCAGGCCCCACGTTCGGCGGGGGGAGCGTCCCGCACCCGACTCGGGCGCGCATTCGGCGCCATGGCCGCCGGTGTGCTGTTGGTGGCGACCATGGCGGGAGCGGGCCACAGCGCGCCGCTCTATCCGGCCCCCGATCCCGATCCCTTCTACGCGACACCGGCGGATATCGCGGACCGGCAGCCGGGCGATGTGCTCGCCACCAAGGCGATGCCGCCGCTACCGATCTTCCCCGACACCACGGTGACCCTGGTGCGGTTCCGTTCCACCAGTTCCGAGGGCAAGCCCATCGCCGCGACCACCACGGTGCTCACGCCGCGTGCGCACGTGCCGGACGGGCCGCTGCTCTCGTTCCAGCACATCATCAACGGGCTCGGCGCCGAGTGCTCGGTGTCCAAGGTCCTCTACACCGGCGACCCGAACCTGGTCGTGCGGGAGGCGCCGGGCTGGAATGTGCTGCTGCAGCGCGGTTGGACGGTCGCGTTACCGGACCATCTCGGTCCCAACTTCGCCTACGGCGCCGCGAAACTCGGCGGGCAGATCACCCTCGACGGCATCCGTGCCATCAAACAGGTCGCCGAACTCGGTGTGCGGCACAGCAAGACCGCGATGGTCGGCTATTCCGGCGGCGGCATGGCCACCGCGTGGGCGGCCGCGCTGGCGCCGAAGTACGCGCCGGAGCTCGAGCTGGCGGGCGCCGCGATGGGCGGCGTGCCGATGAACCTGGTCAAGATGCTCGAAGCGCTCGGGCTCAGTTCGCATCCGGTGTTCGGTCTGGCACTGGCGGCCGGCCTCGGGTTGGAACGCGAATACCCCGACCGCTTTCCGCTCAGTGACCAGCTGAACGAGCGGGGCCTCGCGGCCCGCGCGCAGATCGCGAACAGTTGCACCAACGACATCTTGGCAGCGGGTGCCGGTCGCGGTGCGCTCGATTTCGCGAAGACCACCTCGATGATCAACGACAGCACCGCGCGCGGCGTGGTCGAGGAGAACAGCCTGGAACTCTACGACGGCGTGCCGAAAACGCCGGTGTTCGAGTGGCATTCGCCGATCGACGGCCTGATCCCGGTGGACGCGGTGGTGAACACCGACCGGCGCTGGTGTGCAGCGGGTGCGACCGTGCAGTCCGAGCAGATTCCGGTGCCCGATCACCTGACCGCGGCGGTGCTGGGCATACCGGCGGCGCTGGGCTGGCTGGACGCACGCTTCCGCGGGGAACGGGCGCCGAGCAACTGCTGA
- a CDS encoding lipase family protein, whose amino-acid sequence MRCFPAIAVALLLMYPAMTGQAAAEPPPAPPGLPALPQLPSLPELFPQLLDVPLPDAPPPNAPVPLHELIDQVIPPPPIAAAPIEPSPVWEATGAPAPVLALRAAVRPENVGDPIFDAWPANLADLALGEVIEVRDVTATTAPLLVLPIQRAQLLKYRTTDAHGNPSFATATLVVPAAAWPGPGPRPVVVNNLPIDALGRVCTPGYTLAHGLNSETSVTDFIPPTTHVAALRGYAVLIPDHEGPWMAYAEPVTAGHAVLDAIRAVRALLPEEFGASRFGLTGYSGGAIATHGAVKLIAGYAPELTDRVVGAALGGVPADYEILARSMNGNLASAVFLAAVFGIGRERPEILTRMNNLAQWVATSPLKNACGSTYGAIGVLMLPIDIAANIPDPLHSALATEIYRVTRMSGMPSATPLYIYNGEQEFWIPAEGARNLYREQCALGVPAVYRSVPGEHIIAAGLGYPEAMHWLDQRLQGISAPNEC is encoded by the coding sequence ATGAGATGCTTTCCTGCCATTGCCGTGGCACTGCTGCTGATGTATCCGGCCATGACGGGACAGGCGGCCGCCGAGCCGCCGCCTGCCCCACCCGGCCTGCCCGCGTTGCCGCAGTTGCCGTCGCTGCCCGAACTCTTCCCGCAGCTTCTGGACGTGCCACTGCCGGACGCGCCGCCGCCGAACGCGCCTGTGCCCCTGCATGAATTGATCGATCAGGTGATTCCGCCGCCGCCGATCGCGGCCGCGCCGATCGAACCGTCGCCGGTATGGGAGGCGACCGGCGCGCCGGCGCCGGTGCTCGCGTTGCGGGCCGCGGTGCGGCCGGAGAACGTGGGCGATCCGATCTTCGACGCGTGGCCGGCGAACCTGGCGGACCTCGCGCTCGGCGAGGTCATCGAGGTCAGGGACGTCACCGCGACCACCGCACCCCTGCTGGTGCTGCCGATTCAGCGCGCGCAGTTGCTGAAGTACCGGACCACCGACGCCCACGGCAATCCCTCCTTCGCCACCGCGACCCTCGTGGTGCCCGCGGCGGCGTGGCCCGGTCCGGGTCCGCGGCCCGTGGTGGTGAACAACCTGCCGATCGATGCGCTCGGCCGGGTCTGCACGCCCGGATACACGCTGGCCCACGGCCTGAACTCGGAAACCAGCGTCACCGATTTCATTCCGCCCACCACCCATGTCGCGGCACTGCGCGGCTACGCGGTGCTCATCCCGGATCACGAGGGTCCGTGGATGGCCTATGCCGAGCCGGTCACCGCGGGCCATGCCGTGCTGGACGCGATCCGTGCGGTGCGTGCGCTGCTGCCGGAAGAGTTCGGCGCCAGCCGGTTCGGGCTCACCGGCTATTCGGGCGGCGCCATCGCGACGCACGGCGCGGTGAAGTTGATCGCGGGGTACGCGCCGGAGCTGACCGACCGCGTCGTCGGCGCGGCGCTGGGCGGGGTGCCCGCCGACTACGAGATCCTCGCGCGCAGCATGAACGGCAATCTCGCCTCGGCGGTCTTCCTGGCCGCGGTGTTCGGGATCGGCCGCGAACGACCGGAAATCCTCACCAGAATGAACAATCTGGCGCAGTGGGTGGCTACTTCGCCGCTGAAGAACGCCTGCGGCAGCACGTACGGGGCGATCGGTGTGCTGATGCTGCCGATCGATATCGCCGCGAACATCCCTGATCCCTTGCATTCCGCGCTCGCGACCGAGATCTACCGGGTGACGAGGATGTCCGGGATGCCTTCGGCGACACCGCTCTACATCTACAACGGAGAACAGGAGTTCTGGATCCCCGCCGAGGGGGCGCGCAATCTCTACCGCGAGCAGTGCGCGCTCGGCGTGCCGGCGGTATATCGGAGCGTGCCGGGCGAGCACATCATCGCGGCCGGGCTCGGCTACCCGGAGGCGATGCACTGGCTGGATCAACGGCTCCAAGGCATCAGCGCCCCGAACGAGTGCTGA
- a CDS encoding fused (3R)-hydroxyacyl-ACP dehydratase subunits HadA/HadB: MNDIMITASEQAQALVGRHYRMTEHYEVGREKIREFARAVQEQHPAHWHEEAAAELGYDGLLAPMTFTSIMLMLMQRKMFESVLTAYDIGQVLQTEQAIQVHRPVLAGDRLECVSYIESFRQFGDKDFMVTKNVLTNQHKELLQTATSTAVAQTGVAIATELRSAVDGVIMTGQSGADRLDAAARRASLGEESGIVECFDEAPVADPRDRARTPRTVPRVEDLSVGMELPPRSVLLSRGDLVNYAGVSGDSNPIHFSDEVARSAGLPDVVAHGLLTMGLGAGYLTSWLGDPAAVTGYGVRFAGFAPVAATKASVLEFRGKIKDLDAQRRTATIALTATCDGRKLFGRATADVALR; the protein is encoded by the coding sequence ATGAACGACATCATGATCACCGCGTCGGAACAGGCACAGGCCCTGGTGGGCCGCCACTATCGGATGACCGAGCACTACGAGGTGGGGCGCGAGAAGATCCGCGAGTTCGCGCGGGCGGTCCAGGAGCAGCATCCGGCGCACTGGCACGAGGAAGCCGCGGCCGAACTCGGCTACGACGGCCTGCTCGCGCCGATGACCTTCACCTCGATCATGCTGATGTTGATGCAGCGCAAGATGTTCGAGTCGGTACTGACCGCCTACGACATCGGCCAGGTGCTGCAGACCGAGCAGGCGATCCAGGTGCATCGGCCGGTCCTGGCGGGCGACCGGCTCGAGTGCGTGTCGTATATCGAGTCGTTCCGGCAGTTCGGCGACAAAGACTTCATGGTGACCAAGAACGTGCTCACCAACCAGCACAAGGAACTGCTGCAGACCGCGACCTCGACCGCCGTGGCGCAGACCGGCGTGGCGATCGCCACCGAGCTGCGCAGCGCCGTCGACGGCGTCATCATGACCGGGCAGTCCGGGGCCGACCGGCTGGACGCGGCCGCGCGGCGGGCGAGCCTGGGCGAGGAATCCGGCATCGTCGAGTGCTTCGACGAAGCGCCCGTGGCCGATCCGCGCGATCGCGCCCGGACCCCGCGCACCGTGCCCCGCGTCGAGGACCTCTCGGTGGGCATGGAACTGCCGCCCCGTTCGGTCCTGCTCTCGCGCGGCGATCTGGTGAATTACGCGGGCGTGTCCGGTGATTCGAATCCGATCCACTTCAGCGACGAGGTCGCGCGCAGCGCGGGGCTGCCCGATGTGGTGGCGCACGGCCTGCTGACCATGGGCCTCGGCGCCGGATACCTCACCTCGTGGCTGGGCGACCCGGCCGCCGTCACCGGATACGGCGTGCGGTTCGCGGGGTTCGCGCCCGTCGCGGCGACCAAGGCGAGCGTGCTCGAATTCCGCGGCAAGATCAAAGATCTCGACGCGCAACGGCGCACGGCAACCATCGCGCTCACCGCCACCTGTGACGGCCGGAAGCTGTTCGGCCGTGCGACTGCCGACGTCGCGCTACGCTGA
- a CDS encoding helix-turn-helix domain-containing protein produces the protein MRAAEVRQSTDTSRAGATPAGGPTVLRMVLGGRLRKLRETAGISREDAGEAIRGSHSKISRLELGRTGFRERDLIDLLNLYQVTDPAEIDEYLELARQANASGWWHRDSDWLPKWYDTYLGLEQAATLVRSYEPRAVPELLQTPDYARALLSLAHSGEPQAAIERRVALRMGRQEILDRKHPPQLWVVVEEAALRRPIGGSAVWNAQIEHLLRAVTRPNVTLQVLADHVGGPALAEAAFTMLRFAESDLPDIVYLQQLTSALYLEKQVDLDAYRAVANQLSVHAAPPEYTVGLLEALRRRQPRILDQPAGPA, from the coding sequence ATGCGTGCTGCGGAGGTACGACAGTCGACCGATACGTCGCGCGCCGGCGCGACGCCGGCGGGCGGACCCACCGTATTGCGCATGGTGCTCGGCGGTCGGCTGCGCAAACTTCGCGAGACGGCCGGCATCAGCCGGGAGGACGCGGGCGAGGCGATTCGCGGTTCGCATTCGAAGATCAGCAGGCTCGAACTCGGCCGTACCGGCTTCCGTGAGCGGGACCTGATCGATCTGCTGAACCTCTACCAGGTCACCGATCCGGCGGAAATAGACGAGTACCTGGAACTCGCGCGGCAGGCGAACGCGTCGGGCTGGTGGCATCGCGACAGTGATTGGCTGCCCAAGTGGTACGACACCTACCTGGGCTTGGAACAGGCGGCGACACTGGTCCGCTCGTACGAACCGCGGGCGGTGCCGGAACTGTTGCAGACACCGGACTACGCGCGTGCGCTGCTCTCGCTGGCGCATTCGGGGGAGCCGCAGGCCGCGATCGAACGACGGGTCGCGCTGCGCATGGGCCGGCAGGAGATCTTGGACCGCAAGCATCCGCCGCAGCTGTGGGTGGTCGTGGAAGAGGCCGCGCTGCGCCGCCCGATCGGCGGTTCCGCGGTGTGGAACGCTCAGATCGAGCATCTGCTGCGGGCGGTGACCCGGCCGAATGTCACCCTGCAGGTGCTGGCCGACCATGTCGGCGGCCCGGCGCTCGCCGAGGCCGCGTTCACCATGCTGCGCTTCGCTGAATCGGATCTGCCCGACATCGTCTATCTGCAGCAGCTCACCAGCGCGCTCTATTTGGAGAAGCAGGTCGACCTGGACGCGTATCGCGCTGTGGCGAACCAGCTTTCGGTGCATGCCGCACCGCCGGAGTACACCGTCGGCCTGCTGGAGGCACTGCGCAGGCGGCAGCCGCGGATTCTCGATCAGCCCGCGGGTCCGGCCTGA
- a CDS encoding TetR/AcrR family transcriptional regulator: MSDTGVDLDGRRLRTRRSREALSRAAFDLLNERGLDAVAVEDIAVRAGVTRRTFSRHFASITEAVLGEVDQDVHIFNEALCRRPLAESPLAAYRNAVHDWFDAEYGGARSARLARRWTLFQRFEDEPELFAGYQRIRVEGQRESVRIIAGRLGVDPVHDLRPAAAVAAGAGLLMAALQTWAAGDDPDRLPDLIDGYFDTLVALTTEFRNEESPS, encoded by the coding sequence ATGAGCGACACCGGTGTCGATCTCGATGGCCGTAGGCTGCGCACCAGGCGCAGCCGGGAAGCGCTGTCGCGCGCCGCGTTCGACCTGCTGAACGAGCGGGGTCTGGACGCGGTGGCCGTCGAGGACATCGCGGTACGGGCGGGTGTCACCCGGCGCACCTTCAGCCGGCATTTCGCGTCCATCACCGAGGCGGTGCTGGGCGAGGTCGATCAAGACGTGCACATCTTCAACGAGGCGCTCTGCCGTCGCCCGCTCGCAGAATCGCCGTTGGCCGCCTATCGCAACGCCGTGCACGACTGGTTCGACGCCGAATACGGCGGCGCGCGGTCGGCGCGGCTGGCCCGGCGGTGGACGTTATTCCAGCGATTCGAAGACGAGCCCGAATTGTTCGCCGGATATCAGCGAATCCGGGTCGAGGGTCAGCGAGAATCGGTGCGGATCATCGCCGGACGGCTCGGTGTCGACCCGGTGCACGACCTGCGTCCGGCCGCCGCGGTCGCCGCGGGCGCGGGCTTGTTGATGGCGGCATTGCAGACCTGGGCCGCCGGCGACGATCCGGATCGTTTGCCCGACCTGATCGACGGGTACTTCGACACCCTGGTCGCACTCACCACCGAATTCCGGAACGAGGAGTCACCGTCATGA
- a CDS encoding Rv1733c family protein, whose translation MTTGSVNMYRRTCRRVGLDRNPMRRREDRVQTWVAAGLLLLFVLLVPLLVLTVGATVYRTETTAVQAEIAELHRVEAVVTATGKAPLYAPIMPAKVAWTDADGIAHTEDYQSTTVVEPGQNVTIWLNGAGRIVEPPSETQALSKAVLLTGGALFGTVTVLVGCYLALRHRLDRKRLRMWEMEWATADLRWGSHS comes from the coding sequence ATGACCACAGGGTCGGTGAATATGTACCGCAGGACCTGCCGCCGCGTCGGGCTGGATCGAAACCCGATGCGCCGCAGAGAAGATCGCGTGCAAACCTGGGTCGCCGCCGGATTGCTGCTGTTGTTCGTGCTGCTCGTGCCGCTGCTGGTGCTGACCGTCGGCGCCACCGTGTACCGCACCGAAACCACTGCGGTGCAAGCGGAAATCGCCGAACTGCACCGGGTCGAGGCGGTGGTGACCGCGACCGGCAAGGCGCCGCTGTACGCGCCGATCATGCCCGCGAAGGTGGCCTGGACCGACGCCGACGGCATCGCGCACACCGAGGACTATCAATCCACCACGGTGGTGGAACCCGGTCAGAACGTGACGATTTGGCTCAACGGCGCCGGGCGGATCGTCGAGCCGCCGTCGGAAACCCAGGCCCTCAGCAAAGCGGTGCTGCTCACCGGCGGCGCTCTCTTCGGCACGGTGACGGTCCTCGTGGGGTGCTACCTCGCACTGCGTCACCGCCTCGATCGCAAGCGCCTGCGGATGTGGGAAATGGAATGGGCCACAGCCGATCTGCGCTGGGGTAGCCACAGCTGA
- a CDS encoding acyl-CoA carboxylase subunit beta — MSGTRDKLEELRGILELAEEPAGETGIAKRKAKGIPSARERVRALLDNGSFVEMGKLVRQPGANNAMYGDGVVTGRGTIDGRPVVVIAHDQTVHGGSVGEMFGRKVAAAMEFAYEKACPVVAINDSGGARIQDAVTSLAWYALMCRRQEELSGYVPMVAIMLGKCAAGSVYGPVNMDVLVATEKSYMFVTGPEVIKAVTGEVVSAEELGGAAVQAVNGTLHHVAPDEQAAFDWVRNYLSYLPTSCLEQPPLVNPGLEPELTAHDLELNSIIPDSDKVGYDMHEILLRMFDDGEFHEMAAATAQNLITGFARVDGRSVGVIANQPQVLGGALDAQCSDKATHFIRLCDAFGLPLVFVVDTPGVLPGVEEERNGVIKRGGRFFRAVIEATVPIVTVVTRKAYGGGYAVMGCKQLGADISLAWPTARIAVMGAESMVGIIGRKQLEATPVAQRAAAREQMIDFYNATIATPWIAAERGYVDAVIEPAQTRLEIRKALRLLREKDTAKPNPRKHSLMPV, encoded by the coding sequence ATGAGCGGTACGCGAGACAAGCTGGAAGAGCTGCGGGGGATCCTGGAGCTGGCCGAGGAACCCGCGGGCGAGACCGGCATCGCGAAACGCAAGGCCAAAGGCATACCCAGCGCCCGGGAGCGGGTGCGCGCGCTGCTCGACAACGGCAGTTTCGTAGAGATGGGCAAGCTGGTCCGGCAGCCGGGCGCGAACAACGCGATGTACGGCGACGGCGTGGTCACCGGCCGCGGCACCATCGACGGACGACCCGTCGTGGTGATCGCGCACGACCAGACCGTGCACGGCGGCTCGGTCGGTGAGATGTTCGGCCGCAAGGTCGCGGCCGCGATGGAGTTCGCCTACGAGAAGGCCTGCCCCGTGGTCGCGATCAACGACTCCGGCGGCGCCCGCATCCAGGACGCCGTGACCTCGCTGGCCTGGTACGCGCTGATGTGCCGGCGCCAGGAGGAGCTGTCCGGGTACGTGCCGATGGTGGCGATCATGCTCGGCAAGTGCGCGGCCGGTTCGGTGTACGGCCCGGTCAACATGGACGTGCTCGTGGCGACCGAGAAGTCGTACATGTTCGTCACCGGCCCCGAGGTGATCAAGGCGGTCACCGGCGAGGTGGTCAGCGCCGAGGAACTCGGCGGCGCGGCCGTCCAGGCCGTGAACGGCACGCTGCACCACGTCGCGCCCGATGAGCAGGCCGCGTTCGACTGGGTGCGCAACTACCTGAGCTATCTGCCCACCAGCTGCCTGGAACAGCCGCCGCTGGTGAACCCGGGCCTGGAGCCGGAACTCACCGCGCACGACCTGGAGCTGAACTCGATCATTCCGGACTCGGACAAGGTCGGCTACGACATGCACGAGATCCTGCTGCGGATGTTCGACGACGGCGAATTCCACGAGATGGCCGCGGCCACCGCGCAGAACCTGATCACCGGCTTCGCCAGGGTCGACGGCCGCAGCGTCGGCGTGATCGCCAACCAGCCGCAGGTGCTCGGCGGCGCGCTGGACGCACAGTGCTCGGACAAGGCCACCCATTTCATCCGGTTGTGCGACGCCTTCGGTCTGCCGCTGGTGTTCGTCGTCGACACCCCGGGCGTGCTGCCCGGGGTCGAGGAGGAACGCAACGGTGTCATCAAGCGCGGCGGACGGTTCTTCCGCGCGGTGATCGAGGCGACCGTGCCGATCGTGACGGTGGTGACCCGCAAGGCCTACGGCGGCGGCTACGCCGTGATGGGCTGCAAGCAACTCGGCGCCGATATCAGTCTCGCCTGGCCGACGGCGCGGATCGCGGTGATGGGCGCGGAGAGCATGGTCGGCATCATCGGTCGCAAGCAGCTCGAGGCGACCCCGGTGGCGCAGCGCGCCGCCGCGCGCGAGCAGATGATCGACTTCTACAACGCGACCATCGCGACGCCCTGGATCGCCGCCGAACGCGGGTATGTGGACGCGGTCATCGAACCGGCGCAGACGCGCCTGGAGATTCGCAAGGCGCTGCGGTTGCTGCGGGAGAAGGACACGGCGAAGCCGAATCCGCGCAAGCACAGCCTGATGCCGGTGTGA